A portion of the Clupea harengus chromosome 18, Ch_v2.0.2, whole genome shotgun sequence genome contains these proteins:
- the si:dkey-219e21.2 gene encoding E3 ubiquitin-protein ligase TRIM39, whose amino-acid sequence MSILKIPKYEQRLKDGGAQSNSIGAVRWTLPHEDVKAHSSVPSKQLNHTGLSTQSSQHKHRQQDLRDLRSLQECVRFLNHWKEQVAKVCKKGAKEGTSAEPRMDPRTERSLEESRKLILEWARELNSMDMLSKDSPWMREQKKVLEEVLEEEEEEEEGEEKTKQNELLEKKVMEWAQDLKTMSEKCGMLGEELGQTLRLLGLRKKRLVSLMPLLEFITWSLLKEDCKGMPQLWLSAKQRQWEAGTLRYIPTSVWSWIRSAASNVTLDPMTNHSWLLVSDDQKKVMESHTEYDLPYSPQRYDSWPCVLGWEGYLSGRHYWEVDLANDGYWRVGVTTGSSKRHGRFPMCPSKGYWTLWRSTRQFYACTKPETALPLALVPRRLGIYLDYEEGQISFYDAENCSHIYTFKGHFREKLYPLFAPLDGRTLITIKDPSPVTSL is encoded by the exons ATGAGCATTCTTAAAATTCCAA AGTATGAACAGAGGCTGAAGGATGGAGGTGCCCAGAGTAACTCTATCGGAGCGGTGCGTTGGACTCTGCCACATGAGGACGTCAAAGCCCACAGCTCTGTTCCCAGCAAGCAGTTAAATCACACTGGGCTCTCGACACAATCATCACAG caTAAACACAGGCAGCAGGACCTGAGGGACCTCCGCAGCCTGCAGGAGTGTGTTCGCTTCCTCAACCACTGGAAAGAACAAGTGGCCAAGGTTTGCAAG AAGGGAGCCAAAGAAGGCACCTCGGCAGAGCCCAGGATGGACCCCCGCACTGAGCGCAGCCTGGAGGAGAGTCGCAAGCTCATCCTAGAGTGGGCCAGAGAGCTCAACAGCATGGACATG CTCTCCAAAGACAGCCCCTGGATGCGGGAGCAGAAGAAGGTTCTGGAAGAGgttctggaggaggaggaggaggaggaggagggggaggagaagaccAAACAAAATGAGCTCCTTGAAAAGAAGGTCATGGAGTGGGCCCAGGACTTGAAGACCATGTCGGAA aaatgtGGCATGTTGGGAGAGGAGCTGGGTCAGACTCTGAGACTCTTGGgtctgaggaagaagaggcttGTTAGTCTGATGCCCCTGCTAGAGTTCATCACCTGGTCTCTCCTCAAGGAGGACTGCAAG ggtATGCCCCAGCTTTGGCTGTCAGCTAAGCAGCGCCAGTGGGAAGCAGGCACTCTGAGATACATCCCAACTTCAG TGTGGAGCTGGATCCGCAGTGCTGCAT CCAATGTCACTTTGGATCCCATGACCAATCACTCCTGGCTGTTGGTGTCCGATGACCAGAAGAAAGTAATGGAGTCGCACACGGAGTACGACCTGCCCTACAGCCCGCAGCGCTACGACAGTTGGCCGTGCGTGCTGGGCTGGGAGGGCTACCTGAGCGGCCGCCACTACTGGGAGGTGGACCTGGCCAACGACGGCTactggagggtgggggtgaccACGGGCTCCTCCAAGAGGCACGGCCGCTTCCCCATGTGCCCCAGCAAAGGCTACTGGACCTTGTGGCGGAGCACCCGGCAGTTCTACGCCTGCACCAAGCCCGAGACGGCGCTGCCGCTGGCGCTGGTGCCACGCCGCCTGGGCATCTATCTGGATTACGAGGAGGGCCAGATCTCGTTCTACGACGCCGAGAACTGCTCGCACATCTACACCTTCAAAGGCCACTTCCGCGAGAAGCTCTACCCGCTGTTCGCGCCCCTGGATGGACGGACCCTCATCACGATCAAAGATCCCAGCCCAGTGACCAGCTTGTAA
- the LOC105907132 gene encoding uncharacterized protein LOC105907132 isoform X1, translating to MPHWCVAWGCTNSRTIQTRSRGITFHKFPKDPTRRLQWCAAMGRRSSDHRLWSPSINSVLCSKHFTPDMLDCTGQTIRLRNNAIPTLFDAQKMRRKRLQEAKKKSKVSQTVSDVIEAQKRQIGRRRRGRDRNQSTEDAAEITESPPGLGDLALAAELMELVSSTVTQLQRNVQLSRALHNDHSSLPIPSDPARLCALVHGLAKDKHRQEEALLSLRKNLMVKEQQLQKNKVEWEAEQPAQEVKIAALARQLQKEHQENVLLRRQLREATEQLQSSTDAVLLLSSSMRKQKRPQAKRPAAALSARALSRGHPRWLRFYTGFRSYARFQAFLAFLQSADGTMLAQSCLSEAEEGVEEEDEEEEETEEKRMSDKDVIHQDSTPPPQHNNHALFPDDDEEEEDEEQEATGESVRRRLLAQLRVTSRPASVHRVLGPEDQLLLVLTRLRLGLLLHDLAFRFHVAEATASRVWGHWLGLMQRRLQQVPVRCSQHYISQFKPQHSLSLGPGHQLAVLECSDLLFDALFRDRQRVARGTIPPRRAVASKTPLHSPQPYRHLWPQRGCALASPEGHLGFCSSSRLQEWEDWAAKPDGPVPAALPTLPAYLVGNERGVVPVPAEGVPCLEVLSVRSLTDKALTFRYLRTVHTQTQGSVIQMDRAWEVCCYLACLLHQPMGLR from the exons ATGCCTCACTGGTGTGTAGCTTGGGGCTGTACGAACAGCCGAACAATCCAAACAAGATCGCGTGGAATTACCTTTCACAA GTTTCCAAAGGACCCAACCAGGAGGCTTCAGTGGTGTGCAGCTATGGGCAGACGGAGCTCAGACCACCGGCTGTGGAGCCCCTCTATCAATAGTGTCCTATGCAGCAAGCACTTCACCCCAGACATGCTTGACTGCACAGGCCAAACCATTCGCCTGAGAAATAATGCCATACCTACTCTCTTCGATGCCCAGAAG atgaggagaaagagacttCAAGAAGCAAAGAAGAAGTCTAAGGTCTCCCAGACAGTCTCCGATGTAATAGAGGCTCAAAAAAGACAGATAGGAAGACGAAGGCGGGGCAGAGACCGAAACCAAAGCACAGAGGACGCAGCAGAGATCACAG aGTCTCCGCCTGGTCTAGGGGACCTTGCCCTAGCAGCCGAACTGATGGAGCTGGTGAGCAGTACCGTGACCCAGCTCCAGAGGAACGTGCAACTCAGCCGGGCCCTGCACAACGACCACAGCTCCCTGCCCATCCCCTCCGACCCGGCCAGGCTCTGCGCTTTGGTTCACGGCCTGGCCAAGGACAAGCACCGCCAGGAGGAGGCACTCCTCAGCCTGCGCAAAAACCTGATGGTCAAGGAACAGCAGCTGCAGAAAAACAAG GTGGAGTGGGAGGCTGAGCAGCCGGCCCAGGAGGTGAAGATCGCTGCTCTGGCGCGACAGCTGCAGAAGGAGCATCAGGAGAATGTACTCCTGCGGAGGCAGCTCAGGGAGGCCACAGAGCAGCTGCAGAGCAGCACCGACGCTGTGCTCCTCCTCAGCTCCAGCATGCGAAAGCAG AAGCGGCCTCAAGCCAAGCGTCCAGCCGCCGCCCTCAGTGCCCGCGCCCTCAGCCGCGGCCACCCTAGGTGGCTGCGCTTTTACACAGGCTTCAGGTCCTACGCCCGCTTCCAGGCTTTTCTCGCCTTCCTGCAGAGTGCCGACGGCACCATGCTGGCACAGAGCTGCCTCAGCGAGGCagaggaaggagtggaggaggaggatgaggaggaagaggagaccgAGGAGAAAAGAATGTCAGACAAGGATGTGATTCACCAG GATTCGACCCCGCCCCCCCAGCACAACAACCACGCCCTCTTTCCTGAtgatgacgaggaggaggaggatgaagagcagGAGGCCACGGGCGAGTCGGTGCGGCGGAGGCTCCTGGCCCAGTTGCGCGTGACCAGCCGGCCGGCGAGCGTCCACCGCGTGCTGGGCCCCGAGGaccagctgctgctggtgctgacgCGCCTGCGCCTGGGCCTGCTGCTGCACGACCTGGCCTTCCGCTTCCACGTGGCCGAGGCCACCGCCTCACGCGTCTGGGGACACTGGCTGGGGCTCATGCAGCGCCGACTGCAGCAg GTCCCTGTGCGCTGCAGCCAGCATTACATCTCCCAGTTCAAGCCTCAGCACTCCCTCTCCCTGGGGCCTGGCCACCAGCTGGCCGTGCTCGAGTGCTCAGACCTCCTCTTCGACGCCCTGTTCCGCGACCGCCAGCGCGTGGCCCGAGGTACGATACCGCCCCGCAGGGCCGTGGCGTCAAAGACGCCTCTGCACTCCCCTCAGCCCTACCGTCACCTGTGGCCCCAGCGGGGCTGTGCCCTGGCCTCTCCCGAGGGCCACCTGGGCTTCTGCAGCTCCAGTCGGCTGCAGGAGTGGGAGGACTGGGCCGCCAAGCCTGACGGACCCGTGCCCGCCGCCCTCCCTACCCTCCCTGCTTACCTGGTGGGCAACGAGAGGGGGGTTGTGCCCGTGCCCGCTGAGGGCGTACCTTGCCTGGAGGTCCTGAGTGTCCGTTCGCTGACGGATAAAGCGCTCACCTTCCGCTACCTGCGGACGGTTCACACCCAGACCCAGGGCTCCGTCATCCAGATGGACCGGGCCTGGGAGGTGTGTTGTTACCTGGCCTGCCTACTGCACCAGCCAATGGGGCTGAGGTAG
- the LOC105907132 gene encoding uncharacterized protein LOC105907132 isoform X2: MPHWCVAWGCTNSRTIQTRSRGITFHKFPKDPTRRLQWCAAMGRRSSDHRLWSPSINSVLCSKHFTPDMLDCTGQTIRLRNNAIPTLFDAQKMRRKRLQEAKKKSKVSQTVSDVIEAQKRQIGRRRRGRDRNQSTEDAAEITESPPGLGDLALAAELMELVSSTVTQLQRNVQLSRALHNDHSSLPIPSDPARLCALVHGLAKDKHRQEEALLSLRKNLMVKEQQLQKNKVEWEAEQPAQEVKIAALARQLQKEHQENVLLRRQLREATEQLQSSTDAVLLLSSSMRKQRPQAKRPAAALSARALSRGHPRWLRFYTGFRSYARFQAFLAFLQSADGTMLAQSCLSEAEEGVEEEDEEEEETEEKRMSDKDVIHQDSTPPPQHNNHALFPDDDEEEEDEEQEATGESVRRRLLAQLRVTSRPASVHRVLGPEDQLLLVLTRLRLGLLLHDLAFRFHVAEATASRVWGHWLGLMQRRLQQVPVRCSQHYISQFKPQHSLSLGPGHQLAVLECSDLLFDALFRDRQRVARGTIPPRRAVASKTPLHSPQPYRHLWPQRGCALASPEGHLGFCSSSRLQEWEDWAAKPDGPVPAALPTLPAYLVGNERGVVPVPAEGVPCLEVLSVRSLTDKALTFRYLRTVHTQTQGSVIQMDRAWEVCCYLACLLHQPMGLR, encoded by the exons ATGCCTCACTGGTGTGTAGCTTGGGGCTGTACGAACAGCCGAACAATCCAAACAAGATCGCGTGGAATTACCTTTCACAA GTTTCCAAAGGACCCAACCAGGAGGCTTCAGTGGTGTGCAGCTATGGGCAGACGGAGCTCAGACCACCGGCTGTGGAGCCCCTCTATCAATAGTGTCCTATGCAGCAAGCACTTCACCCCAGACATGCTTGACTGCACAGGCCAAACCATTCGCCTGAGAAATAATGCCATACCTACTCTCTTCGATGCCCAGAAG atgaggagaaagagacttCAAGAAGCAAAGAAGAAGTCTAAGGTCTCCCAGACAGTCTCCGATGTAATAGAGGCTCAAAAAAGACAGATAGGAAGACGAAGGCGGGGCAGAGACCGAAACCAAAGCACAGAGGACGCAGCAGAGATCACAG aGTCTCCGCCTGGTCTAGGGGACCTTGCCCTAGCAGCCGAACTGATGGAGCTGGTGAGCAGTACCGTGACCCAGCTCCAGAGGAACGTGCAACTCAGCCGGGCCCTGCACAACGACCACAGCTCCCTGCCCATCCCCTCCGACCCGGCCAGGCTCTGCGCTTTGGTTCACGGCCTGGCCAAGGACAAGCACCGCCAGGAGGAGGCACTCCTCAGCCTGCGCAAAAACCTGATGGTCAAGGAACAGCAGCTGCAGAAAAACAAG GTGGAGTGGGAGGCTGAGCAGCCGGCCCAGGAGGTGAAGATCGCTGCTCTGGCGCGACAGCTGCAGAAGGAGCATCAGGAGAATGTACTCCTGCGGAGGCAGCTCAGGGAGGCCACAGAGCAGCTGCAGAGCAGCACCGACGCTGTGCTCCTCCTCAGCTCCAGCATGCGAAAGCAG CGGCCTCAAGCCAAGCGTCCAGCCGCCGCCCTCAGTGCCCGCGCCCTCAGCCGCGGCCACCCTAGGTGGCTGCGCTTTTACACAGGCTTCAGGTCCTACGCCCGCTTCCAGGCTTTTCTCGCCTTCCTGCAGAGTGCCGACGGCACCATGCTGGCACAGAGCTGCCTCAGCGAGGCagaggaaggagtggaggaggaggatgaggaggaagaggagaccgAGGAGAAAAGAATGTCAGACAAGGATGTGATTCACCAG GATTCGACCCCGCCCCCCCAGCACAACAACCACGCCCTCTTTCCTGAtgatgacgaggaggaggaggatgaagagcagGAGGCCACGGGCGAGTCGGTGCGGCGGAGGCTCCTGGCCCAGTTGCGCGTGACCAGCCGGCCGGCGAGCGTCCACCGCGTGCTGGGCCCCGAGGaccagctgctgctggtgctgacgCGCCTGCGCCTGGGCCTGCTGCTGCACGACCTGGCCTTCCGCTTCCACGTGGCCGAGGCCACCGCCTCACGCGTCTGGGGACACTGGCTGGGGCTCATGCAGCGCCGACTGCAGCAg GTCCCTGTGCGCTGCAGCCAGCATTACATCTCCCAGTTCAAGCCTCAGCACTCCCTCTCCCTGGGGCCTGGCCACCAGCTGGCCGTGCTCGAGTGCTCAGACCTCCTCTTCGACGCCCTGTTCCGCGACCGCCAGCGCGTGGCCCGAGGTACGATACCGCCCCGCAGGGCCGTGGCGTCAAAGACGCCTCTGCACTCCCCTCAGCCCTACCGTCACCTGTGGCCCCAGCGGGGCTGTGCCCTGGCCTCTCCCGAGGGCCACCTGGGCTTCTGCAGCTCCAGTCGGCTGCAGGAGTGGGAGGACTGGGCCGCCAAGCCTGACGGACCCGTGCCCGCCGCCCTCCCTACCCTCCCTGCTTACCTGGTGGGCAACGAGAGGGGGGTTGTGCCCGTGCCCGCTGAGGGCGTACCTTGCCTGGAGGTCCTGAGTGTCCGTTCGCTGACGGATAAAGCGCTCACCTTCCGCTACCTGCGGACGGTTCACACCCAGACCCAGGGCTCCGTCATCCAGATGGACCGGGCCTGGGAGGTGTGTTGTTACCTGGCCTGCCTACTGCACCAGCCAATGGGGCTGAGGTAG
- the LOC105907132 gene encoding uncharacterized protein LOC105907132 isoform X3, whose product MPDSCSSWDCKNHRTSQIGRMGITFHRFPKDPTRRLQWCAAMGRRSSDHRLWSPSINSVLCSKHFTPDMLDCTGQTIRLRNNAIPTLFDAQKMRRKRLQEAKKKSKVSQTVSDVIEAQKRQIGRRRRGRDRNQSTEDAAEITESPPGLGDLALAAELMELVSSTVTQLQRNVQLSRALHNDHSSLPIPSDPARLCALVHGLAKDKHRQEEALLSLRKNLMVKEQQLQKNKVEWEAEQPAQEVKIAALARQLQKEHQENVLLRRQLREATEQLQSSTDAVLLLSSSMRKQKRPQAKRPAAALSARALSRGHPRWLRFYTGFRSYARFQAFLAFLQSADGTMLAQSCLSEAEEGVEEEDEEEEETEEKRMSDKDVIHQDSTPPPQHNNHALFPDDDEEEEDEEQEATGESVRRRLLAQLRVTSRPASVHRVLGPEDQLLLVLTRLRLGLLLHDLAFRFHVAEATASRVWGHWLGLMQRRLQQVPVRCSQHYISQFKPQHSLSLGPGHQLAVLECSDLLFDALFRDRQRVARGTIPPRRAVASKTPLHSPQPYRHLWPQRGCALASPEGHLGFCSSSRLQEWEDWAAKPDGPVPAALPTLPAYLVGNERGVVPVPAEGVPCLEVLSVRSLTDKALTFRYLRTVHTQTQGSVIQMDRAWEVCCYLACLLHQPMGLR is encoded by the exons ATGCCGGACAGTTGTTCTTCATGGGATTGTAAAAATCATCGGACATCACAAATTGGACGTATGGGAATTACCTTTCACAG GTTTCCAAAGGACCCAACCAGGAGGCTTCAGTGGTGTGCAGCTATGGGCAGACGGAGCTCAGACCACCGGCTGTGGAGCCCCTCTATCAATAGTGTCCTATGCAGCAAGCACTTCACCCCAGACATGCTTGACTGCACAGGCCAAACCATTCGCCTGAGAAATAATGCCATACCTACTCTCTTCGATGCCCAGAAG atgaggagaaagagacttCAAGAAGCAAAGAAGAAGTCTAAGGTCTCCCAGACAGTCTCCGATGTAATAGAGGCTCAAAAAAGACAGATAGGAAGACGAAGGCGGGGCAGAGACCGAAACCAAAGCACAGAGGACGCAGCAGAGATCACAG aGTCTCCGCCTGGTCTAGGGGACCTTGCCCTAGCAGCCGAACTGATGGAGCTGGTGAGCAGTACCGTGACCCAGCTCCAGAGGAACGTGCAACTCAGCCGGGCCCTGCACAACGACCACAGCTCCCTGCCCATCCCCTCCGACCCGGCCAGGCTCTGCGCTTTGGTTCACGGCCTGGCCAAGGACAAGCACCGCCAGGAGGAGGCACTCCTCAGCCTGCGCAAAAACCTGATGGTCAAGGAACAGCAGCTGCAGAAAAACAAG GTGGAGTGGGAGGCTGAGCAGCCGGCCCAGGAGGTGAAGATCGCTGCTCTGGCGCGACAGCTGCAGAAGGAGCATCAGGAGAATGTACTCCTGCGGAGGCAGCTCAGGGAGGCCACAGAGCAGCTGCAGAGCAGCACCGACGCTGTGCTCCTCCTCAGCTCCAGCATGCGAAAGCAG AAGCGGCCTCAAGCCAAGCGTCCAGCCGCCGCCCTCAGTGCCCGCGCCCTCAGCCGCGGCCACCCTAGGTGGCTGCGCTTTTACACAGGCTTCAGGTCCTACGCCCGCTTCCAGGCTTTTCTCGCCTTCCTGCAGAGTGCCGACGGCACCATGCTGGCACAGAGCTGCCTCAGCGAGGCagaggaaggagtggaggaggaggatgaggaggaagaggagaccgAGGAGAAAAGAATGTCAGACAAGGATGTGATTCACCAG GATTCGACCCCGCCCCCCCAGCACAACAACCACGCCCTCTTTCCTGAtgatgacgaggaggaggaggatgaagagcagGAGGCCACGGGCGAGTCGGTGCGGCGGAGGCTCCTGGCCCAGTTGCGCGTGACCAGCCGGCCGGCGAGCGTCCACCGCGTGCTGGGCCCCGAGGaccagctgctgctggtgctgacgCGCCTGCGCCTGGGCCTGCTGCTGCACGACCTGGCCTTCCGCTTCCACGTGGCCGAGGCCACCGCCTCACGCGTCTGGGGACACTGGCTGGGGCTCATGCAGCGCCGACTGCAGCAg GTCCCTGTGCGCTGCAGCCAGCATTACATCTCCCAGTTCAAGCCTCAGCACTCCCTCTCCCTGGGGCCTGGCCACCAGCTGGCCGTGCTCGAGTGCTCAGACCTCCTCTTCGACGCCCTGTTCCGCGACCGCCAGCGCGTGGCCCGAGGTACGATACCGCCCCGCAGGGCCGTGGCGTCAAAGACGCCTCTGCACTCCCCTCAGCCCTACCGTCACCTGTGGCCCCAGCGGGGCTGTGCCCTGGCCTCTCCCGAGGGCCACCTGGGCTTCTGCAGCTCCAGTCGGCTGCAGGAGTGGGAGGACTGGGCCGCCAAGCCTGACGGACCCGTGCCCGCCGCCCTCCCTACCCTCCCTGCTTACCTGGTGGGCAACGAGAGGGGGGTTGTGCCCGTGCCCGCTGAGGGCGTACCTTGCCTGGAGGTCCTGAGTGTCCGTTCGCTGACGGATAAAGCGCTCACCTTCCGCTACCTGCGGACGGTTCACACCCAGACCCAGGGCTCCGTCATCCAGATGGACCGGGCCTGGGAGGTGTGTTGTTACCTGGCCTGCCTACTGCACCAGCCAATGGGGCTGAGGTAG